The following are encoded together in the Glycine max cultivar Williams 82 chromosome 8, Glycine_max_v4.0, whole genome shotgun sequence genome:
- the LOC102669020 gene encoding uncharacterized protein — protein MARIHDKIWSIDGSKETLKLVVRITDLWFVGTPNKSEQAEMVFVDYEGDQIHAICKSDHLKSWKADLKENCTYVMHNFKVVKNDGQFRVCEHEYKLFFIGVTVVREADLHELPFKEFRFVEFANVVAGNFVSGLLVGEYSHNLCFHFDHNFFGFFSMTYFHFWWFKILLGSLIRWSFGMFHRKIPGLFLE, from the exons ATGGCGAGGATTCATGACAAGATTTGGTCTATtgatggatcaaaagaaacgCTTAAGCTTGTTGTTAGGATCACCGATCTTTGGTTCGTTGGGACTCCTAACAAGTCTGAGCAAGCGGAAATGGTTTTTGTTGATTATGAG GGTGATCAAATTCATGCTATTTGTAAATCGGACCACCTCAAGTCTTGGAAAGCTGATTTGAAAGAGAATTGCACTTATGTTATGCATAATTTCAAAGTTGTTAAGAATGATGGCCAATTTAGAGTGTGCGAACATGAgtacaagttattttttattggagtgACAGTTGTTAGAGAAGCTGATTTGCATGAACTGCCTTTTAAGGAATTTAGATTTGTTGAATTTGCAAATGTTGTTGCTGGCAATTTTGTGTCTGGCCTATTGGTTGGTGAGTACAGTCACAATTTGTGCTTTCATTTTGATCATAACTTCTTTGGGTTTTTTTCGATGACCTATTTTCATTTCTGGTGGTTTAAGATATTATTGGGGTCGTTGATCAGGTGGTCTTTCGGCATGTTTCATCGAAAAATACCAGGGTTGTTTTTAGAATGA